A single genomic interval of Bacillus oleivorans harbors:
- a CDS encoding YgaP family membrane protein, with the protein MFQVKPNIGILNALVRITFGLTLLSWVTAKLVKQPWRESYLIVAILAAMKVGEGIVRYCPVTELIKNGIQAGSAQDEEEDYVI; encoded by the coding sequence ATGTTTCAAGTCAAACCAAATATCGGCATACTGAACGCCCTTGTTCGAATCACTTTCGGATTAACCCTTTTATCATGGGTAACCGCAAAATTAGTCAAACAGCCTTGGAGAGAGTCATATTTAATCGTCGCTATATTAGCAGCCATGAAGGTGGGAGAAGGAATCGTTCGCTACTGTCCTGTCACTGAGTTAATTAAAAATGGCATTCAGGCTGGCAGCGCGCAAGACGAAGAAGAGGACTATGTAATCTAA
- a CDS encoding EYxxD motif small membrane protein, translated as MSFVLISIIGGIVALLFVYIHRSKKRARQ; from the coding sequence ATGTCCTTTGTATTAATTTCTATCATTGGAGGAATTGTAGCTTTGCTTTTCGTATACATTCACAGATCTAAAAAACGGGCTCGGCAATAA